From Scophthalmus maximus strain ysfricsl-2021 chromosome 14, ASM2237912v1, whole genome shotgun sequence, one genomic window encodes:
- the smarcal1 gene encoding SWI/SNF-related matrix-associated actin-dependent regulator of chromatin subfamily A-like protein 1 isoform X2 → MSHQLTAEQQRTIEENRRRALERRAQRLGQPVGFNDVTSAGPGGAPVQRQPPPAHRVSPDPAALVHHRDTSTCSVSAPKRYVPPPKHQSQGFSNQKQEPAARQQSAGGGNHINQGGPCTSASSRQIQVIEPLPQARGQHASSPVLFSGGSFGGKPAQPKPHLTPSGSGGAAGSFYKQPIGKPAQSSVVPPSSNPSTLNGTAAKKPAISVRGKCAPHTEGRFRVEVGYHAELIAVFKSIPSKSYDPATKMWNFSLEDYQQLMEQAASIASVSLKPLEGMEAVDVAVVASTCRARDGALLAALLKLCSGWQKPGAILQGQCILVSRTKFEVDVGYNADVIAAFKQMPTKEYDMKTRKWSFSLDDYKRLMDLLGGMAAVEVEPLPRAVIQAFSARFDGTEARSLDVPKADLSSIDPSLTQSLMPFQREGVNFAVFKQGRLLLADDMGLGKTVQAICIAAYYRNEWPLLVVAPSSVRFTWAEAFRRWLPSLSPDSINVVVKAKDKLRSGMVNIISYDLLSRMDKLQPGDPFNVLIMDESHFLKNMKTARCKAALPLMKAAKRVILLSGTPAMSRPSELYTQILSVRPTLFPRFHEFGMRYCDARKNTWGWDYSGSSNLGELKLLLEECLMLRRLKSEVLSQLPAKQRKVVTVTIDGINTRTKAALSAAAKQLAIGHRNKMEEKEALLVFYNHTAEAKLQAIMEYITDMLECGREKFLVFAHHKLVLDHIASELGKKGVDFIRIDGATPSADRQLRCDRFQNSTKTCVAVLSITAANMGLTLHSADLVIFAELFWNPGVLIQAEDRVHRIGQTSNVNIHYLVGKGTADDHLWPMIQEKMNVLEQVGLSESNLSDNAVNASFHSKDPNQRSIMEMFQRSFTADDDMDEAILLQAADDWDNTVPENGSGQHHGTIGQSPSKRSIKEYFSR, encoded by the exons ATGTCCCATCAGCtgactgcagagcagcagcgaaCGATCGAGGAGAACAGGCGGAGGGCGTTGGAGAGACGAGCCCAAAGACTCGGGCAGCCTGTCGGCTTCAATGATGTCACCTCAGCAGGACCCGGCGGTGCTCCGGTGCAGAGGCAGCCTCCTCCTGCACACAGAGTTTCCCCGGATCCCGCTGCTCTCGTCCATCACAGAGACACGTCCACTTGCTCAGTTTCTGCACCGAAACGTTATGTTCCACCCCCGAAGCACCAGTCGCAGGGCTTCAGCAACCAAAAGCAGGAGCCAGCAGCGCGCCAGCAGTCAGCAGGAGGTGGCAACCACATCAACCAGGGTGGGCCGTGTACCTCTGCTTCCTCCAGACAG ATCCAAGTTATTGAGCCACTTCCTCAGGCGAGGGGTCAACATGCCAGCAGCCCCGTCTTGTTCAGCGGAGGAAGCTTCGGTGGGAAACCAGCTCAGCCCAAACCTCACCTCACCCCCAGCGGCTCGGGCGGCGCGGCCGGCTCATTCTACAAGCAACCGATCGGCAAACCGGCCCAGAGTTCCGTGGTGCCGCCTTCCTCCAACCCCTCGACTTTGAATGGCACGGCTGCAAAAAAGCCCGCCATCTCTGTGCGGGGAAAATGTGCACCTCATACGGAGGGCCGCTTTAGAGTGGAAGTGGGCTACCATGCAGAACTTATAGCTGTTTTCAAGTCTATCCCCTCCAAGAGCTATG ACCCTGCCACAAAGATGTGGAACTTCAGCCTGGAGGACTATCAACAGCTAA TGGAGCAGGCAGCCTCTATCGCCTCTGTGTCTTTGAAGCCTCTGGAAGGAATGGAAGCGGTGGATGTCGCGGTGGTGGCGTCCACCTGTCGAGCTCGCGACGGTGCGTTGCTGGCGGCGCTGCTGAAGCTGTGTAGTGGCTGGCAGAAACCTGGAGCCATTCTACAGGGCCAGTGCATCCTGGTGTCTCGGACAAAGTTTGAGGTTGACGTTGGTTACAATGCTGATGTCATTGCAGCGTTTAAACAAATGCCGACAAAGGAATATG ACATGAAAACCAGAAAGTGGAGCTTTTCCCTTGACGATTACAAGAGACTCA TGGATCTCCTCGGTGGGATGGCAGCAGTGGAGGTGGAGCCTCTGCCCAGGGCAGTAATCCAGGCTTTCTCTGCCAGGTTTGACGGGACTGAAGCCAGGTCTTTAGACGTCCCGAAGGCCGACCTCTCCAGCATCGACCCCTCGCTCACCCAAAGCCTTATGCCCTTCCAAAGGGAGGGAGTCAA TTTTGCAGTGTTTAAACAAGGCCGTCTCCTCCTGGCTGATGATATGGGCCTGGGAAAGACTGTGCAGGCCATTTGCATAGCAGCTTACTACAGGAACGAGTGGCCCTTACTGGTGGTGGCTCCCTCCTCTGTACGCTTCACCTGGGCTGAG GCCTTCAGACGCTGGCTCCCCTCCCTGAGTCCTGACAGCATCAATGTGGTGGTGAAGGCCAAAGACAAGCTGCGGTCCGGTATGGTCAACATCATCAGCTACGACCTGCTGAGCAGGATGGACAAGCTGCAGCCAGGAGACCCCTTCAACGTCCTCATCATG GATGAGTCTCACTTTCTGAAGAATATGAAGACTGCTCGGTGTAAAGCAGCCCTGCCCCTAATGAag GCAGCAAAGAGAGTGATTCTTCTGTCTGGCACCCCAGCCATGTCCAGGCCCTCTGAGCTCTACACCCAGATTCTGTCTGTCAGACCGACACTCTTTCCCCGCTTCCATGAATTTGGGATGCGCTACTGTGATGCCAGAAAG AACACTTGGGGCTGGGACTACTCGGGCTCTTCGAACCTCGGGGAgttgaagctgctgctggaggagtgtCTGATGTTGCGGCGTCTCAAATCCGAAGTCCTGTCCCAGCTTCCTGCCAAACAGCGCAAAGTTGTCACGGTGACAATCGATGGCATCAACACCCGCACGAAAGCTGCGCTGTCAGCCGCTGCCAAACAGTTGGCCATCGGACATCGCAAT aaaATGGAAGAGAAGGAAGCCCTCCTCGTCTTTTATAACCACACTGCTGAAGCCAAGCTGCAAGCCATCAT GGAGTACATCACGGACATGCTGGAGTGTGGGAGGGAGAAGTTTCTAGTATTCGCCCATCATAAGTTAGTTCTGGATCATATCGCCTCCGAACTGGGGAAAAAG GGTGTCGATTTCATCCGTATTGACGGGGCCACCCCATCAGCCGACCGGCAGCTGCGGTGTGATCGGTTTCAGAACTCAACAAAGACCTGTGTGGCTGTACTGTCCATCACTGCAGCCAACATGGGTCTGACCCTGCACTCGGCAGACCTGGTGATCTTTGCTGAGCTCTTCTGGAACCCCGGG GTTCTCATTCAGGCAGAGGATCGGGTGCACCGTATTGGACAAACCAGCAATGTGAACATTCACTACCTGGTTGGCAAGGGAACTGCTGATGATCACCTGTG GCCaatgatccaggaaaaaatgaatgtgttggaGCAAGTGGGTCTTTCTGAGTCCAACCTCTCCGACAATGCAGTGAACGCCAGCTTCCACTCTAAG GACCCTAACCAGAGGAGCATCATGGAGATGTTCCAGAGATCTTTCACGGCAGACGACGACATGGACGAGGCCATCTTACTGCAGGCAGCTGACGACTGGGACAACACTGTGCCGGAGAACGGCTCTGGACAACATCATGGCACGATCGGACAAAGCCCCAGCAAAAGGAGCATCAAGGAATATTTCAGCAGATGA
- the smarcal1 gene encoding SWI/SNF-related matrix-associated actin-dependent regulator of chromatin subfamily A-like protein 1 isoform X1 — MSHQLTAEQQRTIEENRRRALERRAQRLGQPVGFNDVTSAGPGGAPVQRQPPPAHRVSPDPAALVHHRDTSTCSVSAPKRYVPPPKHQSQGFSNQKQEPAARQQSAGGGNHINQGGPCTSASSRQKIQVIEPLPQARGQHASSPVLFSGGSFGGKPAQPKPHLTPSGSGGAAGSFYKQPIGKPAQSSVVPPSSNPSTLNGTAAKKPAISVRGKCAPHTEGRFRVEVGYHAELIAVFKSIPSKSYDPATKMWNFSLEDYQQLMEQAASIASVSLKPLEGMEAVDVAVVASTCRARDGALLAALLKLCSGWQKPGAILQGQCILVSRTKFEVDVGYNADVIAAFKQMPTKEYDMKTRKWSFSLDDYKRLMDLLGGMAAVEVEPLPRAVIQAFSARFDGTEARSLDVPKADLSSIDPSLTQSLMPFQREGVNFAVFKQGRLLLADDMGLGKTVQAICIAAYYRNEWPLLVVAPSSVRFTWAEAFRRWLPSLSPDSINVVVKAKDKLRSGMVNIISYDLLSRMDKLQPGDPFNVLIMDESHFLKNMKTARCKAALPLMKAAKRVILLSGTPAMSRPSELYTQILSVRPTLFPRFHEFGMRYCDARKNTWGWDYSGSSNLGELKLLLEECLMLRRLKSEVLSQLPAKQRKVVTVTIDGINTRTKAALSAAAKQLAIGHRNKMEEKEALLVFYNHTAEAKLQAIMEYITDMLECGREKFLVFAHHKLVLDHIASELGKKGVDFIRIDGATPSADRQLRCDRFQNSTKTCVAVLSITAANMGLTLHSADLVIFAELFWNPGVLIQAEDRVHRIGQTSNVNIHYLVGKGTADDHLWPMIQEKMNVLEQVGLSESNLSDNAVNASFHSKDPNQRSIMEMFQRSFTADDDMDEAILLQAADDWDNTVPENGSGQHHGTIGQSPSKRSIKEYFSR; from the exons ATGTCCCATCAGCtgactgcagagcagcagcgaaCGATCGAGGAGAACAGGCGGAGGGCGTTGGAGAGACGAGCCCAAAGACTCGGGCAGCCTGTCGGCTTCAATGATGTCACCTCAGCAGGACCCGGCGGTGCTCCGGTGCAGAGGCAGCCTCCTCCTGCACACAGAGTTTCCCCGGATCCCGCTGCTCTCGTCCATCACAGAGACACGTCCACTTGCTCAGTTTCTGCACCGAAACGTTATGTTCCACCCCCGAAGCACCAGTCGCAGGGCTTCAGCAACCAAAAGCAGGAGCCAGCAGCGCGCCAGCAGTCAGCAGGAGGTGGCAACCACATCAACCAGGGTGGGCCGTGTACCTCTGCTTCCTCCAGACAG AAGATCCAAGTTATTGAGCCACTTCCTCAGGCGAGGGGTCAACATGCCAGCAGCCCCGTCTTGTTCAGCGGAGGAAGCTTCGGTGGGAAACCAGCTCAGCCCAAACCTCACCTCACCCCCAGCGGCTCGGGCGGCGCGGCCGGCTCATTCTACAAGCAACCGATCGGCAAACCGGCCCAGAGTTCCGTGGTGCCGCCTTCCTCCAACCCCTCGACTTTGAATGGCACGGCTGCAAAAAAGCCCGCCATCTCTGTGCGGGGAAAATGTGCACCTCATACGGAGGGCCGCTTTAGAGTGGAAGTGGGCTACCATGCAGAACTTATAGCTGTTTTCAAGTCTATCCCCTCCAAGAGCTATG ACCCTGCCACAAAGATGTGGAACTTCAGCCTGGAGGACTATCAACAGCTAA TGGAGCAGGCAGCCTCTATCGCCTCTGTGTCTTTGAAGCCTCTGGAAGGAATGGAAGCGGTGGATGTCGCGGTGGTGGCGTCCACCTGTCGAGCTCGCGACGGTGCGTTGCTGGCGGCGCTGCTGAAGCTGTGTAGTGGCTGGCAGAAACCTGGAGCCATTCTACAGGGCCAGTGCATCCTGGTGTCTCGGACAAAGTTTGAGGTTGACGTTGGTTACAATGCTGATGTCATTGCAGCGTTTAAACAAATGCCGACAAAGGAATATG ACATGAAAACCAGAAAGTGGAGCTTTTCCCTTGACGATTACAAGAGACTCA TGGATCTCCTCGGTGGGATGGCAGCAGTGGAGGTGGAGCCTCTGCCCAGGGCAGTAATCCAGGCTTTCTCTGCCAGGTTTGACGGGACTGAAGCCAGGTCTTTAGACGTCCCGAAGGCCGACCTCTCCAGCATCGACCCCTCGCTCACCCAAAGCCTTATGCCCTTCCAAAGGGAGGGAGTCAA TTTTGCAGTGTTTAAACAAGGCCGTCTCCTCCTGGCTGATGATATGGGCCTGGGAAAGACTGTGCAGGCCATTTGCATAGCAGCTTACTACAGGAACGAGTGGCCCTTACTGGTGGTGGCTCCCTCCTCTGTACGCTTCACCTGGGCTGAG GCCTTCAGACGCTGGCTCCCCTCCCTGAGTCCTGACAGCATCAATGTGGTGGTGAAGGCCAAAGACAAGCTGCGGTCCGGTATGGTCAACATCATCAGCTACGACCTGCTGAGCAGGATGGACAAGCTGCAGCCAGGAGACCCCTTCAACGTCCTCATCATG GATGAGTCTCACTTTCTGAAGAATATGAAGACTGCTCGGTGTAAAGCAGCCCTGCCCCTAATGAag GCAGCAAAGAGAGTGATTCTTCTGTCTGGCACCCCAGCCATGTCCAGGCCCTCTGAGCTCTACACCCAGATTCTGTCTGTCAGACCGACACTCTTTCCCCGCTTCCATGAATTTGGGATGCGCTACTGTGATGCCAGAAAG AACACTTGGGGCTGGGACTACTCGGGCTCTTCGAACCTCGGGGAgttgaagctgctgctggaggagtgtCTGATGTTGCGGCGTCTCAAATCCGAAGTCCTGTCCCAGCTTCCTGCCAAACAGCGCAAAGTTGTCACGGTGACAATCGATGGCATCAACACCCGCACGAAAGCTGCGCTGTCAGCCGCTGCCAAACAGTTGGCCATCGGACATCGCAAT aaaATGGAAGAGAAGGAAGCCCTCCTCGTCTTTTATAACCACACTGCTGAAGCCAAGCTGCAAGCCATCAT GGAGTACATCACGGACATGCTGGAGTGTGGGAGGGAGAAGTTTCTAGTATTCGCCCATCATAAGTTAGTTCTGGATCATATCGCCTCCGAACTGGGGAAAAAG GGTGTCGATTTCATCCGTATTGACGGGGCCACCCCATCAGCCGACCGGCAGCTGCGGTGTGATCGGTTTCAGAACTCAACAAAGACCTGTGTGGCTGTACTGTCCATCACTGCAGCCAACATGGGTCTGACCCTGCACTCGGCAGACCTGGTGATCTTTGCTGAGCTCTTCTGGAACCCCGGG GTTCTCATTCAGGCAGAGGATCGGGTGCACCGTATTGGACAAACCAGCAATGTGAACATTCACTACCTGGTTGGCAAGGGAACTGCTGATGATCACCTGTG GCCaatgatccaggaaaaaatgaatgtgttggaGCAAGTGGGTCTTTCTGAGTCCAACCTCTCCGACAATGCAGTGAACGCCAGCTTCCACTCTAAG GACCCTAACCAGAGGAGCATCATGGAGATGTTCCAGAGATCTTTCACGGCAGACGACGACATGGACGAGGCCATCTTACTGCAGGCAGCTGACGACTGGGACAACACTGTGCCGGAGAACGGCTCTGGACAACATCATGGCACGATCGGACAAAGCCCCAGCAAAAGGAGCATCAAGGAATATTTCAGCAGATGA